Sequence from the Clostridium saccharobutylicum DSM 13864 genome:
CTTAAAAATGAATTAAATGCAAAGAATATTGAAGATACTATTAAAAGATAGATAAAATTAACTTTTACTATCATTAATAAAAGTCCAATTGCACTCATTAGTAACGAAAATCTAATCAAATTATGTTCACCAAAGCATTTTATTGCTTTTTCAATAAGCCACATCTGAGTAACAATACCAATAGCCGCTCCTAATGTTATTAAAATTGAAATATCTCTCGATGTAAATCCATATCTATTTTCAACATATAAAGAATAAACCGTCTCAAAACTAATTAATCCTAAAGTCATCACAAATATAATTAATAGATATCTAAAATATGATTTACGAACAGATTGTACAAGCTGATTAATTATAGATTCCTGCTTTTCTGATTTCTTTGCCATATTTCTTTTTTCTAAAGATAAAGTTTCCGGTAATATAAAAGTTAATAAAGTTGAAATAAAACTTAGCGCTGACGCAAAAAAATATGGCATTCGTATTCCATATTGAGCTATAATTCCTCCTATTCCAGGTCCCAATACAATTCCCAAATTCATTGCAGCACTTAAGTACCCCATTCCCTTTGCACGAGTTTCTTTTGTAGTAATGTCTGCTACATATGCAAGAACAGAAGGAATCATAATTCCCACTCCAATTCCTCCTACAATTCTAGCTATATATAGAAGCATTAATGTGTGTGAAATTGCAAATATAAAATCGGAAATAACCGTAAAAAATAACCCACATAAAATCATTATTTTTCTTCCATGCTTATCTGATAAACTTCCACCTATAGGTGAAAAAACAAATTGTGCCGCTCCAAAAGCAGCTACTAAATACCCTGCTGCAGTACCAGCTGCATTAAATTGTTTTAGATAATCAGGTAATATAGGAATAACCATCCCTTGACCTAATAAAGCAATAAACAAATTAAGCATTAATAAGAACAGCGGGAGCATTTTTCTAGTATTTGAATTAGACATTTTGACCTCCTAAGTTTTATTTAAATATATAGTTCACGCAATGTAAACTATTATAAATTTAATTTTAATATTTGTAAATGTAATTTAACATTTATGGAATATACCGTAAAAAGTAAAATCTCATGCTAATTCTTTCATATAATATTATACATATTTTATTGATTATAATATTTCACTTATGAATTACAGTAATAATCTAATCTTGAACAAGAAAATCTGCTTCGCAGACTGTGAGTTTCGTCTATTTCTAAAAGTTATCTATATATTTGACTGCATTATAATTTTCTAAAAAATAAAAAAGCTACAGCCATTATTTCTCTAGACTGTAACTTTTACATAATATTATTATAAGGCACATTCACATAAATATTAAGTCCATTTACCAACCTATTTTCCATCATACTGCGTCAGCAAATTGACCTAATAGACCCACTATGAGGACAATTTACCTCCTTGCCTGATAAAAAATATCCATGTCAAATTGGACTTATTATTTGTTTTCATGTGCCTGATATTTCACAAAAATTATTTTATATGGTGTTTATACTAACATTACCTTATAAATTGACTTATCCAGTTAAATATATATTTTTTTATTCTTTTGTATATAGATTATATGGCATCATCCTACTATAGACTTATTCTCAATTATATTCATGTATATATTGTACTACTTGTCTATACGTAATATATAAAATGCTGAAACATTATATACATATTACCATTGTAACAATCTATCTATTTCATTTTCCTGTTCACTATCTATTGTTATAGTATCCTTGTTTTCTTCAGCAGCTATTTCATTAGATGTGTCATTCGTAATATTTTTTACAGGTGATGTAATTATGGTTGATCTCATTTTCTCAGCTATCAATATCGTTATGTATGCTGAAAAATCTAACCCAAGAGACTTTGCTTCTTTTGAGGCAAACTCTTTAATATGAGGTGCTAACGTAATTGTAGTCTTTATTTTTTTACACATTCTTACTCTTGCCTATTATGTCGTATGTTTTAACATTAACCATTTGGGCATCATCCAACACTTTATAATCACTTAAATAATCCCTAAGTAATAAAGCTCCTCCACCTATAAAAACAAATCTTGAATATTTTGATTGTTCTGGGAACGCCTGCTTTACAGCATTTATTATCTCTCCTGCTCGAATGCTTAAAACATTATCTATGTCTTCTGCTACATTCACATCCTTACCTTCTACAAATATAGTTTTATCTGCAATTATCTGTTCAGCCTTCATTCGATTGGAATAATTTACACCATACTTGGACAATTCTTGAAGCAGAACATCATAAGTAGCATTTACACCTAACGGATAGGTCCTACCCTCTTTAAATTGGCCATTACTCATATATGCTATGTCTAATGTACCTCCGCCTATATCTACTACTAATGTATCTCTTTCCACCAAAGATTTATCATATAAAAACAATCCTGCTGATTGAGGAAATACAATAACTTTAGTAATAGTAAAACATCTATTTTCTCCATTAAGCTTCATAAATACTCTTCTATTTTCAAGAGCTTTTATTAATGAGCTTTTTTGCTCAGCGAAAAACTGAGCAGGAAGTCCAGTTATAATTCTAATATTATTGTCTATTGTAGAATTCATAGTAGCGGCTATAGCTGTATATAAACAAATATGAAAAATTCCATCTTTATCTCTAGATTGTTCAGTACTAGTAAAACCATCATCATTACCAATCAAATATACTTTATTATTATACTCTACTGTATATTTAGCCGTTTCTAACTCATGAATCTTTTCTTTTACTGTAGACGAAAAAGATCCCTCCATGCTTTGTGCGATAAAGTTTGTTGTATTGTAACCTATATCTGCACTAATTCTCATTTTTTAATCCCCCTTTTTCATTTAAATATCCTATTAGAATACTTTTGTATGGCATTTATACCACTGTTTTCTTATATATAACTCATCTAAATTAAATGTATATTTTTTTATTCTCTTGTATATTCTTCATATGGTATTTATACCTCTATCACCTTATGAATATTAATGCACGTATATATTGTATTAATTGCCTATACATAATATATAAAACAATATCTCTATTCTTTTAACTTATCTAAACCTAAATCAATTTCTTCACTTAATTCAGATTTATTAATTGTTTTCATTAAGTTAAAAAGCATGAATTCGGTAATTGTCATCCCTTGTTTCCGTGCCATTCTTTTTATGGCCATCTTCTGCTCTGTCGTAACTCTAAGCATGATCGTTGCATCTTTCATCATGTACCTCCTAGTCTACATAATGTATATAATGTATATATTGTATTTACAATATATACATTAGCACAACTAGTCCGAAGTTTTTGTAAAAATATGGAATGCATATTAAAGAATCACTCGACTTGTTTCGTATTATTTTATTGTTTATCATTTAATTGTAGTACTTCTAGAAATATTTTGATTTGCAAAAAATAAGAAGTATCTGCTTAGATACCTCCTATAATTCTAATTTTTATATAATCTACTTTTAAATTTATTATGTTATGCAAATTCAAAAAATAATAAATCAATCTGATCTAGAGTCCTATTTTCCACCATTCTGCCTCAACAGATTGACTTACTAGACTAGCTATGAGATTACGCTGCTCCCTTTTATGAAAATAATCATGGCATTTTGGACTTGTTATTTTCTTTTATATGACTTATTATTTGTTTCCTGTTTGTTCATTTTGATTTGTAGCTTGTCTAACATTAATGTTTGAAATAGTTTGATTATCCTTATCTGAATATGTTATTTGAAGTATGTCACTTTCCCCAAAGAAGCCGTTTCTTTGGGGAGTTACATCCCAAATTTAAATTACGAATTGTTTATATAAAAAAACACTAGATATTATATCCAGTCTAAATAGTATTTCTTTTAACATATTCTATATAATTTTATACAGATTTAATCTCATCAATATATTTTTGCAATTCTTTTAATTTCATTCTTCTTTTCTTTATCTTCTCATTAGATTCATTAACTATCTTTTTCACATCAACAGGATCCCCATAATTAATTTTATCTTTTAGCTCAGCTTCAGCTATCTTTATTTTCAAACTATTTATTTGGCTGGCTATTGCAGAATATAGTACATCAATCTCTTTTATAACTTTTTCTGCCGCTTTCTCTTTTGCAACTTCATTTGATATTTCTCTATCCATGTCTTTCCCCCCTGATTATCCCTTTTTACCATATATATGTACTGTCTTGTAATGATATGATTTATAAAAATAACATTTCATATTATTAATATTTCCAATAAATTAATTATCAAATATTTGAGTAGCTTCATATAATATTTTAGTAATAATGAAAAAAGTTTTTAATAATTTCAGCTTCTGTTAGCAGCTGAATGATAAATATTAATTATAGGAAGGAGTAGTTTTTACAAAATTACAAGAACATATATTATACGTTATTTAGAAGGTGAATTAATATGGCAACAAAACCACAAATTTTACGTCCAGGGGATACAGTGGGAATAGTTACTTTAGGAAGTCCATTATATGAGAATGTTATTAATGCTCGTATACAAACTCTTCAGAATTTTGGTCTTAAAGTAGTTTTAGGGAAATACGTATATTCTTATAATGGATATCTTGCAGCCACAGAACAACAAAGAGCTTCAGATTTAATGGATATGTTTAAAAATCCTGATGTAAAGGCGATTATTCCTTCAAGAGGTGGAGTTGGTGTTGCAGGCATTATACCGTATCTTGATTTTTCTGTTATCGCACAAAATCCTAAAATTGTTACAGGATATAGTGATATAACAATTTTACTAAATGCTTTGTATACATTAGCTGATTTAATTACTTTTCATAGTCTTCTTTTAATAGATTTTGAGGCAACCACACCTGAATACAACTTTAACCAATTCTTTACTGCAACAGCTACACTCACCTCACCAAGGCAACTCGAAAACCCTCCTGAAATCCCTCTAATAAGTAGAGTTCCTGGAAATGTAACAGGTCCTATAGTAGGCGGTAACCTTACATCCTTTGTAGATAACCTTGGTACTCCATTTGAAGTCGATACAAAAGGAAAGATAATCTTAATCGAGGATGTTCATGAACCTGTTAATACAATCTACAGATATATTAACCACCTAATATTAGCTGGTAAATTTAAAGATTGTGCAGGTATTATTATGGGAGAATGCTCACAGTGTGTAACTGCATATGATAAGTCATATGACGACTTAATTGATGAAGTTATGGTACCACTAAATAAACCTCTAATGACAAATTTAGCATCAGGGCATGGCAAATACAAAATGGCTATACCTATAGGTGCTCAAGCTAACCTCAACACTTATAACAATACATTAACAGTGCTTGAACCAACAGTTCATATATAAGAGTATATAAAAGATTTTTTATATACATTGAATCATTTTTTAATTCACATTTTTTATTTTTTCACAAAATAAAAGAGTGTCGCAAAATGATTAAATTCTAATCAGGAGCGATGCCCTTTTTCGATTTAAATTAGTTAATTTCCAAACATTTAAAATTCCACATCAATTATTTAAAGATTTCTGACTTTTAAGCGCACTTAGCCTAGTCACTTTATTCCATAATTAGACAGCAGGTTTTAATTCATGAAGATGCTTATGAGTTCCTTCATTTTGTATTTTAGAATGTAATTTGTTAATGTTGTAGCGAAAACAAAGCAAAATAAATTCAGTCTTGACACTATTTTTTCCACGTGTTAAAAATCTATTGAATTCATAATCACTTTTTAGAACTCCAAATGCCCCTTCGACCTTAATAGATCTATTCATTCTCAATTTAGTCCCAAATTCAGTTGTAATATTTTTATAGGATATTTCACGTTTTTTCACAAAAGTTTTTGGAACCTGCATTTTTCTATTCCCTTTTGCTTTTGTACACTTTACTTTATAAGTACATTTATCACAAGTTTCACATTCATACACAGTAACTTCGGACTTGTATCCACTTGCGGATTTTCTGTAAATAATAGCAGTCGGTATCAATTTTCTATGATTATTGCAAATATAAAGATCAGATTGAGCATCGTATTTCATATTTTCGCGTTTACTTATATCATTTTTAAAACTTCTTTTTTTCCACTTTTCATAAGTTTGTGGTTTTATGTATGGAATTTGTTTGTTAGATTCTAAAAATATAACATCTTATAATTCTTCAAGGTTGATAATTTCAAAAAGAGCAAAAGTCTTCTGAAACATTTTTGCTTCATTTTTTTAAATAACTTTCTTCCAGACAAATGTATAACAATTGGCATTCGCCTCGATTTTAGTACCATCAACAAATACATTTTCAAATAATATTTCTTTTTGAGTTGCTAGATATTTAACTTGTTGATAAAATAAATCTTCAACCACTTCATTTGAAAGATAGTTTTTACTAAATCTACTAACCGTAGTATGATCAGGTGCTTTATAGCCTTGAAGTAATCACTAAAATTTATATCTCTTTTACATGCTTTTTTTATTTTTCTGCTTGAATAAATATTTTGAGAATAAGCATAAGATATTATTTTAAACATTACTTTAGGTTCCACTGCCGGTTTTCTTCCAACGGAAAAGTACGCCTTATATAATTTCTGTAATCTAATCCCTCCAACACGTGGCTTAGCAAGCGTACAGAATCATCTTCAGGTATTAAGTTTTCTAAACCTAATGGTAATATAAGTTAAAAATTATCATTAAACTCATTATAATTTTTAATGTATGATTTAGTTAGTTGCATAATTTAATTATACAATCAATGTGAGTTCTTCAGAATTTACATTTTTTTATATCTAAAAAGTGAGCCGCTACAAAACTAAACTATGTTAGTTTTGCAACAGCCCCTTAACAAATTTAAAATAACCAATTTAATTTCTATATAGTATACTTAATTCATAACCTAAGTTGTATGTTGAAGTAGATTGGTCTACTCACCCTTATTATTTAAAATACTGATTACAACCCCCACATTAATAACTCTTTTATTAATATGTTAACTAGTTTTTTATTAAGTTTTTTACTAACCTTGTAGATACTAAGCATTCTTCACCATTTATCATTTTTATAATTCTATTATGCATGTCTATTTCTTTTATAAGATGTTTATTAACCAAAAAAGATCTGTGACATCTATAAAATCTCTCATCTAATTTATCTTCAACTTGCTTCATTTTTGCATAAAATTCTACTTGTCTATCAATGGCATGCAAAACAACTTTATGTATAGTAGTTGAAGTTTCAAAAAATAAGATTTTATTGTATTCAATGTTTATAATTTTATCGTCTGCTTTTAGAGTAAAATTTTTCTGTAAATCTGTAGCTTTAGACGAATATTTTTTATTTGCATTTACAATGCATTGATGTATTCTTTCTCTTACATTATTATAGTTATCTTTTATAATATAATCCATGGCTTCCACCTTATATATAAAGGTAAGATAACTCATTTCAGCATGAGTAGTTACAAATACAATAAAGCCTCTTGGATCATATTCTCTAATTATTTCTGCTAATTTTATACCATTAATATCAGACTTTAAATCTACATCTAAAAAATACAAGCCAGATACATCATTATTTTTTAAATAATCTATAACACCCTTAGGATTCTCTGTAGACAAAGTCATTTCCATATCAAAATTTTCTATCATAATAATATCTTCAATTGCTTTTGTAAATTTTTCTCTTTGTTCTTTATTATCTTCACAAACAAATACATTAATCATAATACATTCCTTTCTTTGTATACATGTGCTATTTCTAAGTTTTGAATAAATTCACCATTTTCTATTAAAGTATCTAAAGAAATATTAGTATAATTATTAATTAATTCCTTTAGGTTACTAAGACCCAATCCACGATTTTTTCCTTTAGTGGAAAATCCACTTTGAAATAATTTATATATAGGAGGTGTGTCTTCGGGGCAGCTATTTATAATTGCTATTACTATGGATTTATTTTTGTTTACAAGAGCCACTTTTAAAGAAGGGTTAGTACATGTTAAAGCTGCATCTACTGCATTGTCAATTAATATACCAATAACTCTACAAAGATCAATTATCTCCATATCTATCATTTCAATAGATTCCATAACATCTATAAATACATCGATTCCAAGTTCCTGTGCTCTTATTAGTTTAGAAGACAAAATTCCTTTTAACTCTAGAATTTTTACATTTTTTAAAAGACCTATTTTAAAGTTATTTGATTCAATTCCTTTACCTAGTGGAATAATCTTATTCTTAAAATATGATTCAAGCCCATCAATATCCCTATTTTCTATATACCCCAACATAGATGAAAGAATATTGATATAATCGTGCCTAAATACTCTCATTTCTGTGTAAAGTTTTTCTAAATTAATTGTATATTCCTGTAAACTTTCAAATTCATTTTGTTTATTTTTCAGTTCAAGTTCTTTAGTAATATTACGAATTAATATGTACATTATTACAAGTAACAATATAAAATAAATAAAAAATAAGGTGCCATTCAGTTCTATAATTTCAGTGGTAAAACCATTATTACTTCCCAAAATAATGTTTGTATAAAATATTATAAGAGTTAATAGTAAACTTACTATAATTAAAATTCCAAACTTCCTCTTAAACTCAACTCTTGATAATTGTATTTTTTTATTTATTAAGATTCCTATCAATTTGCTTATAATAAATATCATTATACAATCTGCTAGAAAAAATATTATATACATGATATGATTTTGAAAATCTATATTGAAATTCATACCAATAATAAACATTCTAATAAAGCTTACTATATAATCTGAAATTACAGCTACTAACGTAGAAAGTAAAGATACTATTGCACCAATAACTGGCTTCTTATTTTTTCTATATAAAAAAATTATAGCTATAATATTAATTGGTATAAACGATAAAAAACGCCAATACACATAAATAGGGATTGTTGCCACTTGAGTTATTCCAATCATTATTAAAAGTTCTTTTTTAGTAATTTTGAAATCTGCTAAATTTACTATTGATATGTATATAAATACAATTGTAACTAAAGCACCAATAAAATTTTCCATAACATTTTTCCTTTTCAAACCTTTTATTAATAAAATTGTACCATAAAAATCTTTACAATAAAAACCAGAAGACTGTAACTAAACCTAATTACAATCTTCTGGTTTTTATTTATTAACATTTTGCTTCAATAATTGGATTGGGATTTTTGTTTCATATATTCCCCCAAAGCAACACTTTTCCATTGCATTTTCACTTAGTTTTATTGAAGCCTCTCCTAAAGAACATGCCATCTTTTCAGCTATTTTGTTAAATAAATTCTCTTTCATACTTTTCATAATTTCTATATCCCCTTTTCATTAAACTATATGTTATTGGTAAAATTACTATAACTGCAGAAATTGCAGATAAACTCATTAAGGTTTTTATTACATTG
This genomic interval carries:
- a CDS encoding S66 peptidase family protein; protein product: MATKPQILRPGDTVGIVTLGSPLYENVINARIQTLQNFGLKVVLGKYVYSYNGYLAATEQQRASDLMDMFKNPDVKAIIPSRGGVGVAGIIPYLDFSVIAQNPKIVTGYSDITILLNALYTLADLITFHSLLLIDFEATTPEYNFNQFFTATATLTSPRQLENPPEIPLISRVPGNVTGPIVGGNLTSFVDNLGTPFEVDTKGKIILIEDVHEPVNTIYRYINHLILAGKFKDCAGIIMGECSQCVTAYDKSYDDLIDEVMVPLNKPLMTNLASGHGKYKMAIPIGAQANLNTYNNTLTVLEPTVHI
- a CDS encoding MFS transporter; this encodes MSNSNTRKMLPLFLLMLNLFIALLGQGMVIPILPDYLKQFNAAGTAAGYLVAAFGAAQFVFSPIGGSLSDKHGRKIMILCGLFFTVISDFIFAISHTLMLLYIARIVGGIGVGIMIPSVLAYVADITTKETRAKGMGYLSAAMNLGIVLGPGIGGIIAQYGIRMPYFFASALSFISTLLTFILPETLSLEKRNMAKKSEKQESIINQLVQSVRKSYFRYLLIIFVMTLGLISFETVYSLYVENRYGFTSRDISILITLGAAIGIVTQMWLIEKAIKCFGEHNLIRFSLLMSAIGLLLMIVKVNFIYLLIVSSIFFAFNSFLRPTVTTLLSNEAGSDEQGFVSGLNTTYTSMGSIVGPIMAGYLFDKQINLPYIMATFILIGTIFLVRKDRKIYKNEAVGNE
- a CDS encoding ParM/StbA family protein, translating into MRISADIGYNTTNFIAQSMEGSFSSTVKEKIHELETAKYTVEYNNKVYLIGNDDGFTSTEQSRDKDGIFHICLYTAIAATMNSTIDNNIRIITGLPAQFFAEQKSSLIKALENRRVFMKLNGENRCFTITKVIVFPQSAGLFLYDKSLVERDTLVVDIGGGTLDIAYMSNGQFKEGRTYPLGVNATYDVLLQELSKYGVNYSNRMKAEQIIADKTIFVEGKDVNVAEDIDNVLSIRAGEIINAVKQAFPEQSKYSRFVFIGGGALLLRDYLSDYKVLDDAQMVNVKTYDIIGKSKNV
- a CDS encoding DUF1778 domain-containing protein, with translation MKDATIMLRVTTEQKMAIKRMARKQGMTITEFMLFNLMKTINKSELSEEIDLGLDKLKE
- a CDS encoding LytR/AlgR family response regulator transcription factor — translated: MINVFVCEDNKEQREKFTKAIEDIIMIENFDMEMTLSTENPKGVIDYLKNNDVSGLYFLDVDLKSDINGIKLAEIIREYDPRGFIVFVTTHAEMSYLTFIYKVEAMDYIIKDNYNNVRERIHQCIVNANKKYSSKATDLQKNFTLKADDKIINIEYNKILFFETSTTIHKVVLHAIDRQVEFYAKMKQVEDKLDERFYRCHRSFLVNKHLIKEIDMHNRIIKMINGEECLVSTRLVKNLIKN
- a CDS encoding cyclic lactone autoinducer peptide, with the translated sequence MKSMKENLFNKIAEKMACSLGEASIKLSENAMEKCCFGGIYETKIPIQLLKQNVNK
- a CDS encoding sensor histidine kinase — protein: MENFIGALVTIVFIYISIVNLADFKITKKELLIMIGITQVATIPIYVYWRFLSFIPINIIAIIFLYRKNKKPVIGAIVSLLSTLVAVISDYIVSFIRMFIIGMNFNIDFQNHIMYIIFFLADCIMIFIISKLIGILINKKIQLSRVEFKRKFGILIIVSLLLTLIIFYTNIILGSNNGFTTEIIELNGTLFFIYFILLLVIMYILIRNITKELELKNKQNEFESLQEYTINLEKLYTEMRVFRHDYINILSSMLGYIENRDIDGLESYFKNKIIPLGKGIESNNFKIGLLKNVKILELKGILSSKLIRAQELGIDVFIDVMESIEMIDMEIIDLCRVIGILIDNAVDAALTCTNPSLKVALVNKNKSIVIAIINSCPEDTPPIYKLFQSGFSTKGKNRGLGLSNLKELINNYTNISLDTLIENGEFIQNLEIAHVYKERNVL